Sequence from the Thermocoleostomius sinensis A174 genome:
TAAGCGGCTTAGATCAACTCAAACCTCAGTGGCGCAACCCCGGCTATGATCCCAATAATGCTCACAGTGTACCATTGGCTTGGGGAACAACCGGATTTATGTACAATCCAGACAAAACCGGAACAACGGTGCAAGGCTGGGAGTATGTCTTCGAGAACGCCAACGCCCTGACGCGACAAGTAACCCTGCTGAATGACGTGCGCGAGGTATTTGGCGGCGTGTTGATGCACTTGGGCTACTCGATTAATTCCACTGATCCGGCTGAGATTGAAGCCGCTTATCAAGCCCTGGTCGATCTAAAACCCGCGATCGCTGCTTTCATGTCGTTTGGCTGGGAAGATCAGTTATCCAACGGAGATACAACCATCTCACAGGTGTTTTCGGTAGATGCCATCGCCTTGGCCGATGAAAATCCTAACTTGACCTACATCACGCCAGCTACAGGCACGTCGTTATGGACAGACACGATCGCCATTCCTAAGACGGCTCCCAATCCAACTGCTGCTTATGAGTGGATCAACTTTATGCTAGCTCCAGAAAACTCGGTGGGATTAGTCGAACGATTGAAGTTTGCCACTCCTAACCAAGCCGTGTTTGAGCAGCTATCCGCCGACCTCAAGAGCAACACCAATCTATTTCCGCCCGACGACATCTTAGCCAAATGCCAAGGATTGGCCCCCCTACCTCAAGAAGCCGCTAATTTGTACGATCGCTATTGGACGCAATTAACCAGCAGCTAGCTGACATGTCTACCACTACCCCTACCTCTCCTCTTACAGAGCAACCCAAATTTAGGTCGTCTTGGACGCAAAAACTGTCGAGATTGGTGCAGCCGTTTGTGCTATTGGCCCCAGCCGGAGTATGGCTATTGTTGTTATTAGTGCTGCCCGCGCTGCTGATTCTAGAGCTAAGCCTAATTCCCGGCTTTCGTCTAGGCCAAGCGGCTGGAGCCTATGGCTTAGGAAATTATTTCGATATTTTTCAGTTTACCTATCTTCAAGTCATTGGGCGATCGATCTACTTTGCCCTGGGAGCAACGACGCTGTGTCTGCTGCTGGGCTTTCCCGTCGCCTACTGGATTGCGCTCATGGCTCCCAAACACTGGCGTAATTTGTTGTTGGTGGCGTTTATTTTGCCTTTGTGGACTTCGTCGCTGCTGCGGGCCTACGCCTGGATCACCATCTTGCGACCCAGTGGGGTGCTGAATTCTATGTTGGCGGCACTGCATTTGCCCACTCAAAATTGGTTGAATCAAAGCCCTGCGGTCTTCATTGGCATGGCCTACAGTTTCTTACCCTATATGGTGCTAATTCTG
This genomic interval carries:
- a CDS encoding ABC transporter substrate-binding protein is translated as MPPQTSRSPQWRLANRFSATTRRRFLLGSAAAASSIILSNCARSIGTTGTDDATEGSLTATSTANADNKTLYIYSWSSYIDPDVMQAFETKTGIKPIVDTYDSNEAMLAKLQAGGGNQYSIICPSDYMVTQMVDAEMLLPIDHTQLSGLDQLKPQWRNPGYDPNNAHSVPLAWGTTGFMYNPDKTGTTVQGWEYVFENANALTRQVTLLNDVREVFGGVLMHLGYSINSTDPAEIEAAYQALVDLKPAIAAFMSFGWEDQLSNGDTTISQVFSVDAIALADENPNLTYITPATGTSLWTDTIAIPKTAPNPTAAYEWINFMLAPENSVGLVERLKFATPNQAVFEQLSADLKSNTNLFPPDDILAKCQGLAPLPQEAANLYDRYWTQLTSS
- a CDS encoding ABC transporter permease, whose product is MSTTTPTSPLTEQPKFRSSWTQKLSRLVQPFVLLAPAGVWLLLLLVLPALLILELSLIPGFRLGQAAGAYGLGNYFDIFQFTYLQVIGRSIYFALGATTLCLLLGFPVAYWIALMAPKHWRNLLLVAFILPLWTSSLLRAYAWITILRPSGVLNSMLAALHLPTQNWLNQSPAVFIGMAYSFLPYMVLILYASLEKLDTRLLEAAADLGATPQQSFWKITVPQTLPGIAAGCLLVFITSVGDFVVPELLGGASSMTMSRLIYNQFLGATRNWGFGSALSMIMILAVSLAIALLLRYGDRNSSLS